From one Bordetella genomosp. 9 genomic stretch:
- a CDS encoding PDDEXK nuclease domain-containing protein, whose protein sequence is MTGKSPTTAKKSAALPAGYAGIHGGIVELLDTARQAAARSVNALMTASYWEIGRRIVEAEQKGRRRAGYGERLMEKLSADLTARFGRGFGVNNLESMRRFFLAYPHPQISQTLSGKLGNESSAEKSQAVSGRLGLSELAQVFPLPWSAYVRLLSVKDDHARKFYEAEALRGGWSVRQLDRQIGSQFYERTALSKDKAAMLVKGSVPKVEDAVTPDDTIKDPYVLEFLDLKDEYSESDLEAALIQRLEDFLLALGEGFTFVGRQRRLRIDQTWYRVDLLFFHRKLRCLVIIDLKLGSLTHADVGQMHMYCNYAKEHWAYADENPPVGLILCADKGQALARYALDGLPTKIMAANYRTVLPDAELLQKELENTRRLLESHVAVLHRTPRKS, encoded by the coding sequence ATGACAGGGAAGTCGCCTACGACAGCAAAGAAATCCGCCGCCTTGCCGGCTGGCTATGCAGGTATCCATGGCGGCATCGTGGAACTGCTGGACACTGCGCGCCAAGCCGCAGCGCGCAGTGTCAATGCGCTGATGACGGCCAGCTACTGGGAGATTGGGCGGCGGATCGTCGAAGCCGAGCAGAAAGGCAGACGGCGCGCCGGTTACGGCGAGCGGTTGATGGAAAAACTCTCAGCCGATCTGACGGCGAGATTCGGGCGCGGATTTGGTGTCAACAACTTAGAAAGCATGCGGCGTTTCTTTCTCGCCTACCCACATCCTCAAATTTCCCAAACACTGTCTGGGAAATTGGGAAATGAGTCGTCCGCCGAGAAATCCCAGGCAGTGTCTGGGAGGTTGGGGCTGTCCGAACTGGCGCAGGTCTTCCCGTTGCCGTGGTCGGCCTATGTCCGCCTACTGTCGGTGAAGGATGACCATGCCCGCAAATTCTACGAGGCTGAGGCGCTGCGCGGGGGCTGGAGCGTGCGCCAGCTTGATCGGCAGATCGGCAGCCAGTTCTATGAACGGACTGCCTTGTCCAAGGACAAAGCGGCGATGCTGGTCAAGGGTTCGGTGCCAAAAGTCGAGGATGCCGTTACGCCCGATGACACGATCAAAGACCCTTATGTGCTGGAGTTCCTCGACCTGAAGGACGAGTATTCAGAGTCTGACCTGGAAGCGGCTTTGATCCAGCGCCTGGAAGACTTCCTGCTCGCACTGGGTGAAGGGTTCACCTTCGTCGGACGGCAACGTCGGTTGCGCATTGACCAGACCTGGTACCGGGTCGATCTGTTGTTCTTCCATCGCAAGCTACGCTGCCTGGTAATCATCGATCTGAAGCTAGGCAGCCTCACCCACGCCGACGTGGGCCAGATGCACATGTATTGCAACTACGCCAAAGAGCATTGGGCCTATGCGGATGAGAACCCGCCGGTGGGACTGATCTTGTGCGCTGACAAGGGCCAAGCTCTGGCACGGTATGCACTCGATGGCTTGCCGACCAAAATCATGGCGGCGAATTAC
- a CDS encoding universal stress protein, translating to MFKKILIPTDGSPLSAQAANAGVCFARSVGAEIVALHVTQPFAATIGFDGMAAAYAITDEDYEKASADQSKRYLKAVLDRAETASVKATSRAISNFNVADGIVHAAQENGCDLIFIGSHGRSGLSRLLLGSVTAKVLSLAHTAVLVYRVKEEKA from the coding sequence ATGTTCAAGAAAATCCTGATTCCCACCGACGGGTCCCCGCTGTCCGCCCAGGCGGCGAACGCCGGAGTCTGCTTCGCGCGCTCCGTCGGCGCGGAGATCGTCGCCCTGCACGTCACGCAACCCTTTGCCGCGACCATAGGCTTCGACGGCATGGCCGCCGCCTATGCCATTACCGACGAAGACTACGAAAAGGCCTCGGCGGACCAATCCAAGCGCTACCTGAAGGCGGTCCTGGACCGCGCGGAAACCGCCAGCGTCAAGGCCACGTCGCGCGCCATCTCCAATTTCAACGTCGCCGACGGCATCGTGCACGCCGCGCAGGAAAACGGCTGCGACCTGATCTTCATCGGCAGCCACGGGCGCAGCGGGCTATCGCGCCTGTTACTCGGCAGCGTCACCGCCAAGGTCCTGTCGCTGGCCCACACCGCGGTGCTGGTGTATCGCGTCAAGGAAGAAAAAGCCTGA
- a CDS encoding TIGR01244 family sulfur transferase, translating into MSVPINRLTPEFAVAPQLSPDDMAAVAAAGFKSVIINRPDHEGGPDQPTAAAVSEAALNAGLQVEYQPVVSGGMTADDVATFGRLLEKLPHPVLAYCRTGTRCTNLFVASQQSGTQR; encoded by the coding sequence ATGTCCGTTCCCATCAATCGCCTGACTCCCGAGTTCGCCGTCGCGCCGCAGCTGTCGCCCGACGATATGGCCGCGGTGGCGGCCGCGGGCTTCAAAAGCGTGATCATCAACCGGCCCGACCACGAAGGCGGCCCCGACCAGCCCACGGCCGCGGCGGTTTCCGAAGCGGCGCTGAACGCGGGCCTGCAGGTCGAATATCAGCCCGTGGTCAGCGGCGGCATGACCGCGGACGACGTGGCCACCTTCGGGCGCCTGCTGGAAAAGCTGCCGCACCCGGTCCTGGCCTATTGCCGCACGGGCACGCGCTGCACGAACCTGTTTGTCGCCTCGCAGCAATCGGGCACGCAGCGCTGA
- a CDS encoding aminotransferase-like domain-containing protein translates to MRGNDVTLATQLADDLARRIADEGLRPGSRLPSIRAMAEQAGVSRFTVVEAYDRLAASGLVQSRRGAGFFVAPRDTARAAAAVPAAEASLDTPARIDIPWLLRSMFRESNTPGMPGGAGLLPADWLDADMIAGAVRAVGRSVRGNFLSYGQPQGYPGLRQQIAALLQGLGVPAHPEHNLLTTAGVTHGLDLIARLLVGPGDTVLVEDPAWFVIFGRLAAVGARVIGVPRTAAGPDIGVLEKLAAQHRPKLFIVNSVVHNPTGHTLSAGAAYDILRIAERYDFPVVEDDTYSELHPGNAMRLSVLDRLNRVILVGGFSKMLAPSLRVGYVAAAPALLQKLADLKMLAGLTTPELSERVIHRILADGLFRRHVERVRARVDEARERCVRLLLELGLRIPELPHGGMFIWADCGRDSETLARTAAERNMLLAPGSLFSPSQTPTTYMRFSASMVDNAAAWQLLRQLMPRPTGRDTPAGRLS, encoded by the coding sequence GTGCGCGGCAACGACGTGACGCTCGCGACCCAGTTGGCCGATGATCTGGCGCGCCGCATTGCCGACGAAGGCCTGCGCCCCGGTTCGCGCCTGCCGTCGATCCGCGCCATGGCCGAACAGGCCGGCGTCAGCCGCTTCACGGTGGTGGAGGCCTACGATCGCCTGGCCGCCAGCGGCCTGGTGCAGTCGCGGCGCGGTGCCGGCTTTTTCGTGGCGCCGCGCGATACCGCCCGCGCCGCCGCCGCCGTGCCGGCGGCCGAAGCCAGCCTGGATACGCCCGCGCGCATCGATATCCCCTGGCTGTTGCGCAGCATGTTCCGCGAGTCCAACACGCCCGGCATGCCCGGCGGCGCGGGCCTGCTGCCGGCCGACTGGCTGGACGCCGACATGATCGCCGGCGCCGTACGCGCGGTCGGGCGCTCGGTGCGCGGCAATTTCCTGTCCTATGGCCAGCCGCAAGGCTATCCGGGCCTGCGCCAGCAGATCGCCGCGCTGCTGCAGGGATTGGGCGTGCCCGCCCATCCCGAACACAACCTGCTGACCACCGCGGGCGTCACCCACGGACTCGATCTGATCGCCCGCCTGCTGGTCGGGCCGGGCGACACGGTGCTGGTGGAAGACCCGGCATGGTTCGTCATCTTCGGCCGCCTGGCCGCCGTCGGCGCGCGCGTCATCGGCGTGCCGCGCACGGCCGCCGGCCCGGATATCGGCGTCCTGGAAAAGCTGGCCGCGCAACATCGCCCCAAGCTCTTCATCGTCAACAGCGTGGTGCACAATCCGACCGGCCACACCTTGTCCGCCGGCGCCGCCTACGACATCCTGCGCATCGCCGAGCGCTACGATTTTCCGGTGGTCGAAGACGATACCTATTCGGAACTGCATCCGGGCAACGCCATGCGCCTGTCGGTGCTGGACCGCTTGAACCGCGTCATCCTGGTGGGCGGCTTTTCCAAGATGCTGGCGCCCAGCCTGCGCGTGGGCTACGTGGCGGCGGCGCCGGCGCTGCTGCAGAAACTGGCCGACCTGAAGATGCTGGCCGGCCTGACGACGCCCGAGCTGAGCGAACGCGTGATTCATCGCATACTGGCCGACGGCCTGTTCCGCCGGCATGTGGAGCGCGTACGCGCTCGCGTGGACGAGGCGCGCGAACGCTGCGTGCGCCTGCTGCTGGAGCTGGGCCTGCGGATACCGGAACTGCCGCATGGCGGCATGTTCATCTGGGCCGACTGCGGCCGCGACAGCGAAACCCTGGCCCGCACGGCCGCGGAGCGCAATATGCTGCTGGCGCCGGGCTCCCTGTTTTCGCCGTCGCAGACGCCGACGACGTATATGCGCTTTTCCGCCAGCATGGTGGACAATGCGGCGGCCTGGCAGCTGCTGCGGCAATTGATGCCGCGTCCGACGGGGCGCGACACGCCCGCCGGGCGGTTATCCTAA
- a CDS encoding DMT family transporter codes for MPSKPNPRPTASIAAPSSSAAPRHGWEGYGAALLGIAIFSLTLPMSRVAVAELDPLLVALGRAVVAAAPAGLLLWLTRSRLPRREEMSGIVLAALGVVVGWPIASTLAMQSVPSAHGAVVNGLLPLATAAFAALGSGERPPGRFWLWALAGACLVAAFALREGGGAPQAGDLWLLIATALGGMGYAEGARVARTLGGWRTICWALVLSAPFIVAPVAWMAARVPVAPTPTVWLALAYLSFGSMFLGFFAWYHGLARGGIAKVGQIQLLQPFITVCAAGPLFGEQVAPATLAFALAVIAVIAGARAAAARRTA; via the coding sequence ATGCCGTCCAAGCCCAACCCGCGCCCGACCGCGTCCATCGCCGCCCCGTCTTCGTCCGCCGCCCCGCGCCACGGCTGGGAGGGCTATGGCGCCGCGCTGCTGGGCATCGCCATCTTCAGCCTGACGCTGCCCATGTCGCGCGTCGCGGTCGCGGAGCTCGATCCACTGCTGGTGGCCCTGGGACGCGCGGTGGTCGCGGCCGCGCCGGCCGGCCTGCTGCTGTGGCTGACGCGCAGCCGCCTGCCACGGCGCGAGGAAATGTCCGGGATCGTCCTGGCCGCACTGGGCGTGGTCGTGGGCTGGCCGATCGCCTCCACGCTGGCCATGCAGTCCGTGCCGTCCGCCCACGGCGCGGTGGTCAACGGCCTGCTGCCGCTGGCGACGGCGGCCTTCGCCGCGCTCGGCAGCGGCGAACGGCCGCCGGGCCGCTTCTGGCTCTGGGCCCTGGCCGGCGCCTGCCTGGTCGCGGCCTTCGCGCTGCGCGAGGGGGGCGGCGCGCCGCAGGCCGGGGATCTCTGGCTGCTGATCGCGACGGCACTGGGCGGCATGGGTTACGCCGAAGGCGCGCGCGTGGCGCGCACCCTGGGCGGCTGGCGGACGATCTGCTGGGCGCTGGTCCTGAGCGCCCCCTTCATCGTCGCGCCGGTGGCATGGATGGCCGCGCGCGTGCCGGTGGCGCCCACGCCGACGGTCTGGCTGGCGCTTGCCTATCTGTCATTCGGCTCCATGTTCCTGGGCTTTTTCGCCTGGTACCACGGGCTGGCCCGCGGCGGCATCGCCAAGGTCGGACAGATCCAGCTGCTGCAGCCTTTCATCACCGTATGCGCCGCCGGACCGCTGTTCGGCGAGCAGGTCGCGCCCGCCACCCTGGCGTTCGCGCTGGCCGTCATCGCCGTCATCGCCGGCGCCCGCGCCGCGGCGGCGCGGCGCACGGCCTGA
- a CDS encoding LysE family translocator: MNDNIPLLSASLLGPVALFSLVSSITPGPNNIMLASSGLNFGFRRTLPHMFGVNIGFTLMILLVGAGLGAVFHSSPLLYTVLKYGGAAYLLYLAWKIATAGEIREGDRRARPFTFLQAAAFQWINPKAWVMVVGLAATYIPEAGFFMNLVVATIVCGIVNLPAIGVWVTFGTALRRVLHKPGAVRAFNLGMAVLLVLSLYPVAQDLMR; the protein is encoded by the coding sequence ATGAACGACAACATCCCCTTGCTTTCCGCCAGCCTGCTCGGCCCCGTCGCCCTGTTTTCCCTGGTCAGCTCGATCACGCCGGGCCCGAACAACATCATGCTGGCCTCATCGGGCCTGAACTTCGGTTTCCGCCGCACGCTGCCCCACATGTTCGGCGTGAACATCGGCTTTACCCTGATGATCCTGCTGGTGGGCGCCGGCCTGGGCGCGGTATTCCACAGCTCGCCGCTGCTGTACACCGTGCTGAAATATGGCGGAGCCGCCTATCTGCTTTACCTGGCCTGGAAAATCGCCACGGCCGGCGAAATCCGCGAAGGCGACCGGCGTGCGCGCCCCTTCACCTTCCTGCAGGCGGCGGCGTTCCAATGGATCAATCCCAAGGCATGGGTGATGGTCGTCGGCCTGGCCGCCACCTATATCCCGGAGGCCGGGTTCTTCATGAACCTGGTGGTGGCGACCATCGTCTGCGGCATCGTCAACCTGCCCGCCATCGGGGTGTGGGTCACCTTCGGCACGGCGCTGCGGCGCGTCCTGCACAAGCCGGGCGCGGTGCGGGCCTTCAACCTGGGGATGGCCGTGCTGCTGGTGCTGTCGCTCTATCCGGTCGCGCAGGACCTGATGCGGTAA
- a CDS encoding alpha/beta hydrolase, whose translation MPGSSRLPFRISLRRAVACVLLASAAIVGCTQLDAWQREAIFSPARGDQRWFSEPPAGTRVFDLAVAPGQQVRAWYWQSPDAQAPTVLYLHGARWNLNGSAFRMASWTRLGYSVLAIDYRGFGDSTRMLPSEESAGQDAAAALAELARRQPDPARRFVYGHSLGGAIAIDLASRKDTPPIAGLIVESSFTSIAAMLQTLKWGWVPGASLLVTQPFDSLDKLADMTTPVLFLHGTEDRVVPHTMSDQLFAAVQKVAPNLKRLVKIDGASHSGAVRSGPVYDQAVESFVRDASAAYRGAPMPPRPPVDARAPL comes from the coding sequence ATGCCCGGTTCTTCCCGATTGCCCTTCCGTATCAGCCTGCGGCGCGCCGTGGCCTGCGTGCTGCTGGCCAGCGCCGCCATCGTGGGCTGCACCCAGCTGGACGCCTGGCAGCGCGAAGCCATTTTTTCGCCGGCGCGCGGCGACCAGCGCTGGTTCAGCGAACCTCCCGCCGGCACGCGCGTATTCGACCTGGCCGTGGCGCCCGGCCAGCAGGTCCGCGCCTGGTATTGGCAAAGCCCCGACGCGCAGGCGCCCACCGTCCTGTATCTGCACGGCGCGCGCTGGAACCTGAATGGCAGCGCCTTCCGCATGGCCAGCTGGACCCGCCTGGGCTATTCCGTCCTGGCCATCGACTACCGCGGTTTCGGGGATTCCACCCGGATGCTGCCATCCGAAGAAAGCGCCGGCCAGGATGCCGCCGCCGCCCTGGCCGAGCTGGCCAGGCGCCAGCCCGATCCGGCCAGGCGCTTCGTCTACGGCCACAGCCTGGGTGGCGCGATCGCCATCGACCTGGCATCGCGCAAGGACACGCCTCCCATTGCCGGATTGATCGTCGAGTCCAGCTTCACCAGCATCGCCGCCATGCTGCAGACCCTGAAATGGGGCTGGGTGCCCGGGGCCAGCCTGCTGGTCACGCAGCCCTTCGATTCCCTGGACAAGCTTGCCGACATGACGACGCCGGTGCTCTTCCTGCACGGCACGGAGGATCGCGTGGTGCCGCACACCATGAGCGACCAGTTGTTCGCCGCCGTGCAGAAAGTGGCGCCCAACCTGAAGCGGCTGGTCAAGATCGACGGCGCCTCGCATTCCGGCGCGGTGCGCAGCGGCCCGGTCTACGACCAGGCGGTGGAGTCCTTCGTGCGCGACGCCTCCGCCGCCTATCGCGGCGCGCCCATGCCGCCGCGGCCGCCCGTGGACGCACGGGCGCCGTTGTAA
- a CDS encoding dihydrodipicolinate synthase family protein gives MNRTRWQGVFPAVTTKFHEDESLDHEEMRRHFAFLIDNGVHGMVTCGSLGEASTLSMDEKLSVARTAVDVSAGRVPVLANVSETSTRDALRYVKAAVDLGVDGFMVMPSVLYVADAREAMQNVRAIAEAARKPCMIYNNPVAYRVDLKPEHMAQLADCEWLAAIKESTDDIRRITDLRNALGTRYQLFIGVDDLSFEALALGADGLLAGLVTAFPRETVALYDLMKAGEWAQALKLYQWFTPLLHLDVSTKLVQNIKLAETLAGVGNEFVRRPRLPLAGEERARVEAIVHAALEKRPEEFRSRPPAAAR, from the coding sequence TTGAACCGCACGCGCTGGCAAGGGGTGTTTCCCGCCGTCACGACCAAATTCCACGAGGACGAATCGCTCGATCACGAGGAAATGCGCAGGCATTTCGCCTTCCTGATCGACAACGGCGTCCACGGCATGGTGACCTGTGGATCGCTGGGCGAAGCCAGCACGCTGTCGATGGACGAAAAGCTGTCGGTCGCGCGGACCGCGGTGGACGTCAGCGCCGGCCGCGTCCCGGTGCTGGCCAACGTCTCGGAAACCAGCACCCGCGACGCGCTGCGCTATGTGAAGGCGGCGGTCGACCTGGGCGTGGACGGCTTCATGGTCATGCCCTCGGTGCTCTACGTCGCGGACGCCCGCGAAGCCATGCAGAACGTGCGCGCCATTGCCGAAGCCGCGCGCAAGCCCTGCATGATCTACAACAACCCCGTCGCCTATCGCGTCGACCTGAAGCCCGAGCACATGGCGCAGCTGGCCGACTGCGAATGGCTGGCGGCGATCAAGGAAAGCACGGACGACATCCGCCGCATCACCGACCTGCGCAATGCGCTGGGCACCCGCTACCAGCTGTTCATCGGCGTGGACGATCTTTCGTTCGAGGCGCTGGCCCTGGGGGCCGACGGCCTGCTGGCCGGCCTGGTGACCGCCTTCCCGCGCGAGACCGTGGCGCTGTATGACCTGATGAAGGCGGGCGAATGGGCGCAGGCGCTCAAGCTCTATCAGTGGTTCACGCCCCTGCTGCACCTGGATGTATCGACCAAGCTGGTGCAGAACATCAAGCTGGCCGAAACCCTGGCCGGGGTCGGCAATGAGTTCGTGCGCCGTCCGCGCCTGCCGCTGGCCGGCGAAGAACGCGCGCGTGTCGAAGCCATCGTCCACGCGGCGCTCGAAAAGCGTCCGGAGGAATTCCGCTCGCGTCCGCCGGCCGCCGCGCGCTGA
- a CDS encoding GntR family transcriptional regulator: MNAVLPKRRAADVAYDAIESMIATLQLQPGSPVVEAELVQRTGLGRTPLREALLRMVSAGLITQEPRRGLRVSTVELADHLDLLQTRRSLERLIATAAARRATPPQRAAILECAANMMRAAQGGDLDDYMRADQMLDHACHEACRNMSAVTAVTPLLIQCRRFWYAYQHEGDVMEGARHHQDLARAVASGDERAAAQAADTLLDYLEAFARKVIDA; the protein is encoded by the coding sequence ATGAACGCCGTCTTGCCCAAACGCCGTGCCGCCGACGTCGCCTACGACGCGATCGAAAGCATGATCGCCACGCTGCAGCTGCAGCCCGGCAGTCCGGTCGTCGAAGCCGAACTCGTGCAACGCACCGGGCTGGGCCGCACGCCGCTGCGCGAAGCCTTGCTGCGCATGGTGTCGGCGGGACTGATCACCCAGGAGCCGCGCCGCGGCCTGCGCGTCTCCACCGTGGAGCTCGCCGACCATCTGGACCTGCTGCAGACGCGCCGCAGCCTGGAACGGCTGATCGCCACGGCGGCGGCGCGGCGGGCGACGCCGCCCCAGCGCGCGGCGATCCTGGAATGCGCGGCGAACATGATGCGCGCGGCCCAGGGCGGCGACCTCGACGACTACATGCGCGCCGACCAGATGCTGGATCACGCCTGCCATGAGGCCTGCCGCAATATGTCCGCCGTCACGGCGGTCACCCCACTGCTGATCCAATGCCGGCGCTTCTGGTACGCCTACCAGCACGAAGGCGACGTCATGGAAGGGGCGCGCCATCACCAGGACCTGGCGCGGGCCGTCGCCAGCGGCGACGAGCGCGCCGCCGCGCAGGCCGCGGATACGCTGCTGGATTATCTGGAAGCGTTCGCGCGCAAGGTCATCGACGCATAG